The sequence tctgctccagctgctcccccagtcctctcttgaagctcaATCCCTGCctgtaaccaccaccacctccctctGGCAGCGAGTTCTACGCATGAATTACTCTTTGTGTGAAGGATTCCCTTATACCTGTTCTAAATTTACAGGTCATCATACTTCTGCCTCTGCCCCACGCTTGATTTTGTAAACCTTTATATGCCATGTCCCCACCCACggccgtttctccaagctgaggtGCCCACACCACTTCAGCCTTTCTTTGCCTTTTTCCTAACGCTATAATGCCTTTTTGACATATGGGAACCAAAAGTGCCTACAGTTGTCTCAAAGGAGGCAGCCCCGTGGATCCCTGCAGGGGCCTTCTGATCTCCTTCCTAAGGCCCCCCAGCAGAACACTGGCCCCCTCTGCAGGGCTGGGAGTGGGCATCCTCACCATCACCTCCCTTCAGGGGGAGGGAGCTCTGGGCCAAGgactccctccctcctggccaGTGCAGACCCCCTCGGCTCCTCCTCAGTGAGCAGGCCTTTGCTCTGGCCCCCTCGCCCAGCctcgccccccaccccagcaactgAGCACCTTcccctccgctcccccccccacccccgtaccTTGGGGCGGGCGTGGCGGATGAGGCCGCCGCCCTCGGTGCGCTCCAGGTAGTCGATCCAGCGCTCGTCCACCGTGCAGTAAAAGTAGACGTCCCCTCCCCCCGCGCTGCCGCCGCCATCGCCACCATCTTCATCGTCGtcctcgctgctgctgctgctgccgccgccgctctgCTCGGCCTCGGCGGCCCCCCGCGGGGCGCAAGAACTGCCGGCCTGCTGCCCCCCCTCGGAGCCGCCCCGGCCAGAAGGCAGCCGCCGCCGCCCCGGCAAGGAGGCCGGGCGAGGAAGAGGAGCCGAGCACAGCCCGACGCCCGCCCGCCCCCTCGGCTCTGCCCTGCCCGCGGGGGTGTCTACCTGGGCGCCGGGGCCGTGGCGGGTGCAGCTGCAGGCCAGGCGGTGGCTGTTGAGCTCCAGGGTGCGGGCGGTGATGCCCTTGACGCGCAGCAGGTCCTCCAGCGACACGAAGCCCTTCAGCTCCTGCACCGGGCGGCGGACACCAGACGGCGGCTCAGACACCCGCCTCCCTCCAGCaacggagccccccccccccaggcgctCACCTCCCTCTTGCaacggagcccccccccccagttctcctcctcctgctcaccTCCCTCCAGCAacggagcccccctcccccccaggcgcTCACCTCCCTCTTgcaagggagcccccccccccgtctctcgTCCTGCTCACCTCCCTCCAGTAacggagcccccctcccccccaggcgctcccctccctccagcaacggagcccccccccccgtctcctcctcctgctgctcacCTCCCTCCAGCAacggagcccccctccccccccaggcgCTCACCTCCCTCCAGCAACggagccccccccccgtctcctcctcctgctgctcacCTCCCTCCAGTAacggagcccccctcccccccaggcgctcccctccctccagcaacggagccccccccccccgtctcctcctcctgctgctcacCTCCCTCCAGCAacggagcccccctccccccccaggcgCTCACCTCCCTCTTGCAAGGGAGCCCCCCCCCGTCTCTCGTCCTGCTCACCTCCCTCCAGTAacggagcccccctcccccccaggcgctcccctccctccagcaacggagccccccccccccgtctcctcctcctgctgctcacCTCCCTCCAGCAACGGAGCCCCCCCCCGGCTCCCTTCGCCCCCCCCCGCCGCTCACCTCCTCCTTGCaacggagcccccccccccccgccaggcctCCCCCTGCCGCTCACCTCCCTCTTGCGCACGATGCCCCTGGCCCGGCGGCGCCcgatgcccaccagcgcccgctcCAGCTCCGCCGCCCCCGCCCGGTTGATGTCCAGCCGCCCCGACCCCCCGACGGGACCCCCGCCCGACATCGCCGCCGCGCCTCTGCTCGCCTCCCTGCCCTTCCCTGCCCACCACCCGCACTGCGCCTGCGCCCCGCCGCCCGCACTACAACCCCCGGCAGCCACCGCGCGTCCCGCTCCCCTCCCGCCCGCCACCAATCACACGCCACACGACAGACTCCAGCCCAGGCACTTTATTCAACACGCACGCCACTGACGTCATCGcgcccccgccccgcccctcAGCGTCGCTTGTACAGGCACGGCAGCAGCGCCAAGCCCGCCGGCGCCTTCCCGGTCCTAGCGCCGCTCGTCTTCCGCAGCTCCAGCGCGTAGAAATGGGAGCCAGAGACGTcctgcaagggggagagagaagggggagcTCGCCAGTCAGGCAGAACGCCCTGTCCCACCGCACCCCGGAGAAAACGCAGGCCACCCCTCCCCTGCTCACCTTGGAGATCAGCTGGAAGCCCAGCCTGGACAGCGCCCCCAAAAAGGCCCGCAGGTCTGCAAAACGACTGGCCACCTCGGCCACTAGCAGGGTGCCCCTGCAGGAAAAGAGTACACCCCGTCACCAAGGCCTGCACAAGGGAGAGAGTGAGCCCCTGGGAGGTCCCATGGGGAAATGCGGCACTGATGGACAGTCAGCATTCAGAGGGTCaagctacccacccacctccctcccctccccctgcccagccTGCTCCTTCAAAGAACGTCTGCAGTCTGCAGAAGTCACAAAAGGAAGCAGCTGAAGCTCTGGCGGATCGTCAAAAGAGGGGGGAGCAATTTTAAAGACAATGGCTCTGCCATTTGGAAAGGCACAGTTTTAACTGGTGAGAGCTCTGATTCCTACCACTCCATCACAGCAGAGGATGCAAACAGAAGCCTAGCTTTGGTTAAAGGCACCCTTACTCACAGCCCTAAGAGGCAGATTGTTTCACAGGAAAGTGATGCAAGGCTGGTCAGAACCACCTTCCCAGGCTGTGCTCAGATAAAGGAGCAAAGTCACGGTCTGCTGCACCCCGACCCTACCATCACCCCCAGAACCAGCTCTCTCTCTTGTCCCCACAGCCGTCGTAACCCCAATTACCCAGTTCGCAGCACCCGGTTGGCCTCTTCCAGGATCTCACACAGATTAGTCCCCATGAGTGCCAAGCAGAAAACCACCACGTCCACTGATTCAGCTTCCAGGGGCACCTGTAGCAGGAGAAGCCAGGaacaatggtggggggggggggggggaggagagaatgaGATGATGCCCCAAGACAGGGTGTGAGAGGGCAGGGGAAGAATGGGGCCGGGGTTGGGAGACACAGGGTGGCAGGAGCCTAGTCTGCTAAGGTCCAGGGAGTGTCCACCCCCGCCTTCTCTGAGATACCTGGGACATGTCACAGATGATGACACGAGGGTCCAGGGCCACCAAGTCAAAGCAGTGCACTTTGTTTTGAATGCTGCGGGCCAGTGTGCAATCGCCACAGCCAAAATCTGCCACCACCAATGAAGCCGGCCTGCCAAGGAAAAAGGAAGCAGTAGTGGTGGCAAAAACTGAAGCCAAGACGCGCTCTCAAGCACTTTTTCTTGTTGGGCTGCAAGTATGCACATGTGGCAGTCACAGTCTCATCCTGCCTGAGTGCTTGCTCAACCTGCAGCCAAAGAGCCTCCCACCCCCGTTACCTTTTCCGGAGATAACGCACAAAGCGCTGCACGGGGTTTTCAGGCCAACGTGCCACCTGTTGGGCAAAGCCACGGTGATAGATAGCAAAGGCTTCGGGGTCTTCCTGGAAGAGACGGGCTGCCTCGCGGCTGGGGCGGGTGTACAGCTGCTGGTTAATGTAGCGGAAGCGGGCAGAATCCAGgcgctcctccacctgcagccgcAGGGCAGCTGCTCGCCTGTCGAGAGGCTCCTGGGGTGGCGGAGAGGCTTCGAGGGGCAGTGCCAAGGCGTCCCTGCCGACCTTGAACTTGTTCTTCTGCCGCCTCTTGTTCTTTTGCCGGTTCCTCCATTGCTTCCTGGTCAGCAGCTGCTttggcttctcctcctcctcctcctcttctgcaggCGTGTTCTTCCGCTTGTCCCCAGGCACGgggcctgctccagctgcagcttcccctgggggagaaagagaggctgTGTCGGAGGGCGCCCCCGCCCGCCCCTCGGCTGGCCCACCTCGGTCCCCCTCCTCCGCGAGGGCAGGCTCCGGGCGGGAGGGGCTGGGCCTGGCCGCGGCCTGGAGGCGCCGGAGGACGGCGAGGAGCGCCCTGCGGGGGAGGGGCCTGGGCCGCGGGCAGGGGGCGGAGGGGGCGGCCGGTGCTTCGGCGTCGCTCCAGGCGGCCTCGGCGAACATGGCCCGGGACTGGGGGCGCAGGGTCTGCCACTTCCGGGCCGGCGCGGCGCCGACCAGTGACGTCACGCCCCGTCGCCCGCCCGCCACAGCGCCCCCTGCCGCCCGGAGGCCCTGCCGCCAGAGGGCGCTGCcgctgcagagggaggggggaggagggaggcgcCCGAGCAGCGGCACCAGCACCAGCAGCAGCCTtctcccgcccgcccgccctcgCCATGGACGACATCTTCACGCAGTGCCGGGAGGGCAACGCCGTGGCCGTCCGCCTCTGGCTCGACAACACCGAGAACGACCTCAACCAGGGGTGGGAGGATTCGAACCTGCACCCGCTCTGGCCGGACcccggaccccccccccccgcggctgcTGCTGATGCCCTTTTAAGGGCCGGCCCGCTCCCGCTCCTCTCCTGCCGCCGCCCCAGGCTGAGCGGGATCGAGGGGGGGGGCCTTTGGCCTTCCGAGCAAGGCGCCCCCCCTCCGGGACCTAGGCGATCGCCTAGGGCGCCCCTCCCCACTCGCACCGTCCCGGAGCCCTCCTTCCACCCTCGGAGACGCCAAGGGGGGGAGGCCCTACAGGGTCTTCCTGGTCTCAGTGCCCCACGCGATGATGTCACctcaggcagggggggggggctgggcacaGGTTGGGGCTCTTCCTCaggcctgcctcccccccctcccgggctgGTGCTGAGCccggctctctctctccccttagAGATGACCACGGCTTCAGCCCCCTGCACTGGGCCTGCCGGGAGGGCCGCTCCAGCGTGGTGGACATGCTGGTCATGCGAGGCGCGCGCATCAATGTCATGAACCGTGGCGATGACAGCCCCCTGCACCTGGCGGCCAGCCACGGCCACCGCGACATCGTGCAGAAGGTAGGAGGCCCTGCCAGCCGCCTGGTCCCAAAGAACTCCACCGTCCTCCCCCTGGGACCagccctggctcctcccccccccccccccgagatgccCCCtgcggggagagggaggaagtgcACGCACAGCTGGGGC is a genomic window of Heteronotia binoei isolate CCM8104 ecotype False Entrance Well unplaced genomic scaffold, APGP_CSIRO_Hbin_v1 ptg000881l, whole genome shotgun sequence containing:
- the RRP8 gene encoding ribosomal RNA-processing protein 8, encoding MFAEAAWSDAEAPAAPSAPCPRPRPLPRRALLAVLRRLQAAARPSPSRPEPALAEEGDRGGPAEGRAGAPSDTASLSPPGEAAAGAGPVPGDKRKNTPAEEEEEEEKPKQLLTRKQWRNRQKNKRRQKNKFKVGRDALALPLEASPPPQEPLDRRAAALRLQVEERLDSARFRYINQQLYTRPSREAARLFQEDPEAFAIYHRGFAQQVARWPENPVQRFVRYLRKRPASLVVADFGCGDCTLARSIQNKVHCFDLVALDPRVIICDMSQVPLEAESVDVVVFCLALMGTNLCEILEEANRVLRTGGTLLVAEVASRFADLRAFLGALSRLGFQLISKDVSGSHFYALELRKTSGARTGKAPAGLALLPCLYKRR